In Paenibacillus hexagrammi, the following are encoded in one genomic region:
- a CDS encoding helix-turn-helix domain-containing protein: MQVKAETAWIELWQGSNEFKNVPHTHENWMQITLPVKGVCHFTQEARSYALGQGSGLIQPPGMKHHFHLGEQASVIILKVQERGLGGMTAIHPPFIAGAQQDVLQAFNPPALVSRFQHWMLSLMQGQTLSDPLAVQQVEHDVLAFLGDWLGISRSEPAQSALPEGITDPHMLRTLEYLHDCYEQAICVDELAAQALQSRFHFIRSFRKATGTTPYQYLLSLRIQEAMRRLRRTEVSIGGISADLGFSSTSQFHRAFLRATGVTPQQYRQG, from the coding sequence ATGCAGGTAAAAGCGGAAACAGCTTGGATTGAATTGTGGCAGGGCAGTAATGAATTCAAAAATGTTCCACATACACACGAGAATTGGATGCAGATCACACTTCCTGTGAAAGGTGTTTGTCATTTTACTCAGGAAGCGCGCAGCTATGCGTTAGGGCAGGGCAGCGGTCTGATCCAACCGCCGGGGATGAAGCATCATTTTCATCTCGGGGAGCAGGCCTCTGTCATCATTCTTAAAGTACAGGAAAGAGGCCTTGGAGGCATGACGGCGATTCATCCTCCATTTATAGCAGGTGCACAACAAGATGTTCTGCAAGCGTTCAATCCGCCTGCGCTCGTCAGCCGCTTTCAACATTGGATGCTCTCTCTAATGCAAGGTCAAACGCTTTCAGATCCTTTGGCTGTGCAGCAGGTGGAGCACGATGTCCTCGCCTTCCTCGGCGACTGGCTAGGGATAAGCAGGTCAGAGCCTGCACAATCCGCGCTGCCGGAGGGGATTACGGACCCGCACATGCTGCGAACGCTTGAGTATCTTCACGATTGCTATGAACAAGCCATCTGTGTGGACGAATTGGCTGCACAGGCACTGCAGAGCCGGTTTCATTTCATCCGCTCCTTTCGTAAAGCTACGGGCACCACGCCTTATCAATATTTGCTCTCCTTGCGGATCCAAGAAGCGATGCGCAGGCTGCGCCGCACGGAAGTGTCGATCGGGGGTATCAGCGCCGATTTAGGGTTTTCCAGCACGAGCCAGTTTCATCGTGCTTTTCTACGAGCGACGGGGGTGACCCCGCAGCAATACCGTCAGGGATAG
- a CDS encoding ABC transporter substrate-binding protein, with the protein MNILFNIFRCTFTVITASALLISCSQDHPTSIDTASPQPSSEPAQVLSLARSDLPPYQMVMIFPSGNVPKDLPDVEQAINDYLLKKINATIEIRPIDWSVWQDKTNLMFTSNEQFDLMFTSSWYYLGQEVTKQQIIPLDKLLKEYGQGITSTLEPAYLESGRVKGSIYGVVTNKEFASTKGIVMRKDLVDKYHIDLSPIHSLEDFSTVLKTIKDNEPDLIPLQVKYDRSPLTVLLGYGEFDMLDTTGGPGVLRRDSDDLKVINMYETEEYAHYAKLMHEWFQAGYINKDGSITRQDEFEAVKAGKAFAYAESMKPGFDAQESRNTGYPMVTVELTKPYTTTGDTTSAMFAIPRTSKDPARAMMFLNLLYSDPYLLNLLDWGIEGKHYVKKSDTIIDYPPGETAKSIGYNLNLPWMFGNEFNSYIWASDDPKLWDKYRSFNQNAEISKALGFVFDPSGVKNEVIACNNVLLQYTGAINAGEFEPSQILPTFIKALHTAGADKIISEKQRQLDEWAASRNRPPTQMR; encoded by the coding sequence GTGAATATTCTATTTAACATATTCCGCTGCACATTTACAGTAATTACAGCTTCCGCTCTTTTGATCTCATGCAGCCAAGATCATCCTACTTCTATCGATACAGCTTCGCCGCAACCATCAAGCGAACCTGCACAGGTCCTCTCTCTGGCTCGCTCCGACCTCCCGCCTTACCAGATGGTCATGATCTTCCCTTCGGGCAACGTTCCCAAAGATCTTCCTGACGTTGAACAAGCGATTAATGATTACTTACTAAAGAAAATAAATGCAACGATAGAAATCAGACCTATCGATTGGTCGGTGTGGCAGGATAAAACGAACTTAATGTTCACATCCAACGAACAGTTTGATTTAATGTTCACTTCTTCCTGGTATTATCTCGGACAAGAGGTGACCAAGCAGCAAATCATACCTTTGGACAAATTGCTCAAGGAGTACGGGCAAGGCATTACAAGCACTTTGGAACCTGCCTATCTCGAGAGCGGACGCGTCAAAGGCAGCATATACGGGGTCGTTACGAATAAAGAATTCGCCTCCACCAAAGGTATCGTCATGCGAAAGGACCTTGTAGACAAGTATCATATCGATTTATCACCGATACATTCCCTGGAAGACTTCAGCACCGTTTTGAAAACCATTAAGGACAACGAGCCTGATCTCATTCCTCTACAGGTCAAATATGACCGTTCACCGCTGACTGTCCTGCTCGGATATGGCGAGTTTGATATGCTCGACACCACAGGCGGCCCTGGAGTGCTGCGACGGGACAGTGATGATCTTAAAGTGATCAATATGTATGAGACGGAGGAATACGCACATTATGCCAAATTGATGCACGAATGGTTCCAGGCGGGCTATATCAACAAGGATGGCTCTATAACGAGACAGGATGAATTCGAAGCCGTGAAGGCCGGCAAAGCTTTCGCTTATGCGGAATCCATGAAACCTGGATTTGATGCACAGGAATCAAGAAATACCGGCTATCCTATGGTGACCGTCGAGCTCACGAAGCCTTATACAACGACAGGCGATACAACTAGTGCCATGTTCGCAATTCCGAGAACCTCTAAAGACCCGGCACGGGCTATGATGTTTCTAAACCTGCTGTACTCGGACCCCTACTTACTAAATTTGCTGGATTGGGGTATTGAAGGCAAGCATTATGTGAAAAAGTCGGACACCATCATCGACTATCCTCCAGGCGAGACTGCCAAGTCAATCGGCTATAACTTGAATTTACCTTGGATGTTCGGTAATGAATTCAATTCCTACATTTGGGCAAGTGACGATCCCAAGCTGTGGGATAAGTACAGAAGCTTCAATCAAAACGCGGAAATCTCCAAAGCGTTAGGCTTTGTGTTTGACCCCAGCGGAGTAAAGAACGAGGTCATCGCCTGCAATAACGTGCTCCTGCAATACACTGGAGCTATCAACGCCGGAGAGTTCGAACCGTCGCAAATCCTTCCAACCTTTATAAAAGCATTACATACGGCAGGTGCCGACAAGATCATTTCTGAAAAGCAGAGACAACTGGATGAATGGGCGGCCAGCCGTAACCGTCCTCCAACGCAGATGCGTTAA